One window of the Cryptomeria japonica chromosome 7, Sugi_1.0, whole genome shotgun sequence genome contains the following:
- the LOC131028961 gene encoding pectinesterase — MVASKPAKFTPTMASLLVPVIILVIFHPLLCSNSKTHHARKLFSSTPAINAACRATQLPQLCKSSLSNLPAKATPQQIIRAAMELSSDAAKKSHLLSTDLFTASRANANVTAAANNCVEFMEYSIELIGKSQNGKIEQGIKDVKAWMSAALAYEYDCASDLRYVNNSDRISAVIQSVDYATNLSSNALSMVDALDTYGTKMALWKPPSTERSSNAHDRRLDYTGYGLEGIDHIDAVPDVTVSKEKGGSVSSIQAAVDAAPDYSARKFVIHIRAGVYEEIVRIPRSKTNLVFIGEGMQRTVIRGSKYVPSLPGAVTVYDSATVGVNGDGFVARDLTFENAYQGPQTHQAVALRVDSDLSAFYRCAFLSHQDTLYAHTLRQFYKNCTIKGTHDFIFGNAAAIFDKCSIRVRPRQLRSKSGEKDPVTAQGRTDPAQSTGFVFNGCSVDGTEDYMKDFRANPSIHMVYLGRPWKMYSRTVFLNSYLGNVIRPEGWMAWNGTFALDTLFYGEFQNHGPGAEISGRVPWCNQISQKNVGMYTVQSFIQGQQWLPSTQI, encoded by the exons ATGGTAGCTTCAAAACCAGCTAAATTTACCCCAACAATGGCTTCTCTTCTTGTTCCAGTGATAATACTCGTCATTTTCCATCCTCTTCTATGCAGCAATTCAAAAACCCACCATGCTAGAAAGCTTTTTTCCTCCACCCCTGCAATAAACGCTGCCTGCCGAGCAACTCAACTCCCGCAGCTCTGCAAATCCTCTCTGTCAAATCTTCCTGCAAAGGCCACACCCCAACAGATTATCAGAGCAGCAATGGAGCTTTCATCTGATGCAGCGAAAAAGAGTCATCTTCTGTCAACAGATTTGTTCACTGCTTCTCGGGCAAATGCCAACGTGACGGCCGCAGCCAACAACTGTGTGGAATTCATGGAGTATTCCATTGAACTGATTGGCAAGAGCCAAAATGGCAAAATAGAGCAGGGGATTAAGGACGTGAAAGCCTGGATGAGCGCAGCTCTGGCATACGAATATGACTGTGCCTCTGACCTCAGATATGTCAACAACTCAGATAGAATAAGCGCCGTCATTCAAAGTGTTGATTATGCCACAAATTTGAGCAGTAATGCTCTCAGCATGGTGGACGCCCTGGACACCTACGGCACCAAAATGGCTCTCTGGAAGCCTCCCTCAACAGAGAGATCCTCAAATGCACATGACAGAAGATTGGACTACACTGGTTATGGTTTAGAGGGCATTGATCACATTGATGCTGTTCCTGATGTGACTGTGTCTAAGGAAAAAGGGGGCTCTGTGTCCAGCATTCAGGCGGCGGTAGATGCTGCGCCTGATTACTCTGCACGGAAATTTGTGATTCATATCAGGGCTGGGGTTTATGAGGAAATTGTTCGGATCCCTCGTAGTAAGACGAATTTGGTTTTTATTGGCGAAGGAATGCAGAGAACAGTTATCAGAGGGTCCAAATACGTTCCCTCTCTGCCCGGAGCAGTCACCGTATACGACTCTGCAACTGTTG GAGTAAACGGTGACGGCTTCGTAGCACGGGACCTGACATTCGAGAACGCATACCAGGGGCCACAAACCCACCAAGCAGTAGCCCTTCGAGTGGACAGTGATCTCTCTGCTTTCTACAGGTGCGCATTCCTGAGCCACCAAGACACTCTGTACGCCCACACCCTCCGCCAATTCTACAAAAATTGCACAATTAAAGGAACGCACGATTTCATCTTCGGAAACGCTGCCGCCATTTTCGACAAATGCTCGATTCGTGTGCGCCCCCGGCAGCTGAGGTCGAAATCCGGTGAGAAAGACCCTGTCACTGCGCAGGGCCGCACGGACCCGGCTCAGTCCACAGGCTTTGTATTTAATGGCTGCTCTGTCGACGGAACAGAGGATTACATGAAGGATTTTCGTGCAAACCCTAGTATTCACATGGTCTATTTGGGGCGGCCATGGAAGATGTATTCCAGAACTGTTTTCTTGAATTCTTATCTGGGGAATGTGATACGGCCTGAGGGTTGGATGGCTTGGAACGGGACTTTTGCTTTGGATACGCTGTTTTATGGAGAATTTCAGAATCATGGACCTGGTGCAGAAATTTCTGGAAGGGTTCCCTGgtgcaatcagatttctcagaAAAATGTGGGGATGTATACGGTGCAGAGCTTCATACAGGGCCAACAATGGCTTCCCTCTACTCAAATTTAA